The proteins below come from a single Marinobacter bohaiensis genomic window:
- a CDS encoding MBL fold metallo-hydrolase, with protein sequence MTVDRQHLARLAESQPRSGGRFRNLEPTVAHGLGDFLRWQLAPGRRFPKGRRYTLLSPDAGKLAHPPAQPQLTWLGHASFLFQYEGLNVLTDPVLSDRASPFAFVGPRRYTPPALSVEQMPTIHRVLISHNHYDHLDEATVRRLHRRFGDDLCFCIPQGLRRWFEKRGIRNLVELGWWQSQALSASEEVFFLPTQHFSGRGARDGNTTLWGSWLLEIDGYRLYFGGDTGYGTVFQQIGELFAPIDLALLPIGAYDPRWFMSPVHVDPEEAVRIHRDIGARQSVAMHWGTFVLTDEPMDEPPRRLHQALADQGVAEADFRIMQHGETRAFPMQDSAADPLADGAA encoded by the coding sequence ATGACCGTTGATCGACAGCACCTGGCCCGGCTGGCCGAAAGCCAGCCCCGTTCCGGCGGGCGGTTCCGCAACCTGGAACCCACCGTGGCGCACGGCCTGGGAGACTTCCTGCGCTGGCAGCTGGCACCGGGGCGCCGGTTCCCCAAGGGGCGTCGCTACACCCTGTTGTCGCCGGACGCCGGCAAGCTCGCGCACCCACCGGCCCAGCCCCAACTGACCTGGCTGGGCCACGCTTCCTTCCTGTTCCAGTATGAAGGGCTCAATGTGCTGACCGATCCGGTGCTGTCGGACCGGGCCAGCCCGTTTGCCTTCGTCGGCCCCAGGCGCTATACGCCGCCAGCGCTGAGCGTGGAGCAGATGCCAACGATCCACCGCGTGCTGATCTCCCACAACCACTACGATCACCTGGACGAGGCCACGGTGCGCCGCCTGCACCGGCGCTTCGGCGACGATCTGTGCTTCTGCATTCCTCAGGGGCTGCGGCGCTGGTTCGAGAAGCGTGGCATCCGCAACCTTGTGGAGCTGGGCTGGTGGCAGTCGCAGGCGCTTTCCGCCAGCGAAGAGGTGTTCTTCCTGCCCACCCAGCATTTCAGTGGCCGCGGCGCGCGGGACGGCAACACCACCCTCTGGGGCAGCTGGCTGCTGGAGATCGACGGCTATCGTCTCTATTTCGGCGGTGATACCGGCTACGGCACGGTTTTCCAACAGATTGGCGAACTGTTCGCGCCCATCGATCTGGCCCTGCTACCCATCGGCGCCTACGACCCGCGCTGGTTCATGTCGCCGGTCCACGTCGATCCCGAAGAGGCGGTTCGCATTCACCGGGACATCGGCGCGCGTCAGTCGGTGGCCATGCACTGGGGCACTTTCGTGCTGACCGACGAGCCCATGGATGAACCGCCCCGGCGCCTGCACCAGGCCCTGGCGGACCAGGGCGTCGCCGAGGCGGATTTCCGGATCATGCAGCACGGCGAAACGCGCGCGTTCCCGATGCAGGATTCCGCCGCCGACCCGCTGGCCGACGGCGCCGCCTGA
- a CDS encoding phosphotriesterase family protein yields MKRVNTVLGTIPAAELGFVAVHEHVGYGMPGCELDSRWWKTPEERYDETVPKLREFHENTQKWGAATFVDATGICNGRDIDYYKSLSAKTGVHIIASTGFVGGDTALPFFERASVEYLTDQFVHEITVGIGDSGAKAGIIKVGVSRGFKMKELDLRIYRAAARASKITGAPIFTHLAVDCEPALKIFAEEGLPCHRVLFGHADDGVSQGKINEKALLEAGGRIGFDTFGYDSELPDPPFWGRPRKERLEHFLRFLNSGRIDQVLASADANCSPLGWPGVKGHTVNYLFDQLIPDLREEGIDDAVIDKLFVHNTAEFLTLQPISD; encoded by the coding sequence ATGAAGCGCGTAAATACAGTGCTTGGCACTATTCCGGCGGCGGAACTCGGGTTCGTTGCCGTTCACGAACACGTTGGCTACGGCATGCCTGGCTGTGAGCTGGACAGTCGCTGGTGGAAAACGCCGGAAGAGCGATACGACGAGACCGTGCCGAAGCTGCGCGAGTTCCACGAGAATACCCAGAAGTGGGGGGCAGCAACCTTTGTGGATGCCACCGGCATCTGCAATGGCCGCGATATCGATTACTACAAGTCCCTCTCCGCAAAGACCGGGGTGCACATTATCGCGAGTACCGGTTTTGTCGGCGGTGACACGGCCCTGCCTTTCTTCGAACGCGCCAGCGTCGAGTATCTGACCGACCAGTTCGTCCACGAAATCACCGTCGGTATCGGCGACAGCGGCGCGAAGGCCGGGATCATTAAAGTGGGCGTCAGTCGCGGCTTCAAGATGAAGGAGCTTGACCTTCGCATTTACCGGGCCGCCGCGCGTGCCTCCAAAATCACGGGCGCGCCGATCTTCACGCACCTTGCGGTCGACTGTGAACCCGCTCTGAAGATCTTTGCCGAAGAGGGGCTGCCCTGCCACCGCGTGTTGTTCGGGCATGCCGACGATGGTGTCAGTCAAGGCAAGATCAACGAGAAAGCTCTGCTCGAGGCCGGTGGCCGAATTGGCTTCGACACCTTCGGCTATGACTCCGAGTTGCCCGATCCGCCGTTTTGGGGGCGCCCCCGCAAGGAGCGTCTCGAACACTTCCTCCGTTTCCTGAACAGCGGCCGGATCGATCAGGTCCTGGCATCGGCCGACGCGAACTGTTCGCCGCTGGGCTGGCCGGGCGTTAAGGGGCACACGGTTAACTATCTGTTCGATCAGCTGATACCCGATCTTCGCGAAGAGGGCATCGACGATGCGGTGATCGATAAGTTGTTTGTGCACAACACCGCAGAGTTCCTGACGTTGCAGCCGATCTCCGACTAA
- a CDS encoding FMN-dependent NADH-azoreductase — translation MTRILHLDASARPGRSGTHEHGSHSRRLTHRFVSRWLAARPQDAVTYRDVGAEPPTPVSGEWIEAAFASPEKYQPWMDDVLAESDALIDEVIGADVLVLGVPLYNFSMPSAFKAWIDNIVRVRRTVDFDPDNHDEPFTPLLADRPRKVILLSSRGGHQQDPGGRFAHMNHLESSVRTALDFIGLTDVQNTAIEYQEAGGELLAASIRAAEDWVDARVRELLRDHAPATADATA, via the coding sequence ATGACCCGCATTCTGCATCTCGACGCCAGTGCCCGTCCCGGCCGTTCCGGCACCCACGAACATGGCTCCCACTCACGCCGCCTGACCCACCGTTTCGTGTCCCGGTGGCTCGCCGCCCGGCCGCAGGACGCCGTGACCTACCGTGATGTGGGCGCCGAGCCGCCGACGCCGGTGTCCGGCGAATGGATCGAGGCCGCCTTTGCCTCACCGGAAAAATACCAGCCCTGGATGGACGATGTGCTGGCGGAAAGCGATGCCCTGATCGACGAAGTGATCGGTGCGGACGTTCTGGTGCTTGGCGTGCCACTGTACAACTTCAGCATGCCCTCGGCCTTCAAGGCGTGGATCGACAACATCGTAAGAGTGAGGCGCACCGTCGATTTTGACCCGGATAACCACGACGAGCCCTTCACCCCGCTGCTGGCCGACAGGCCGCGCAAGGTCATCCTGCTTTCGTCCCGTGGTGGCCACCAGCAGGATCCGGGCGGTCGGTTCGCCCACATGAACCATCTGGAAAGCAGCGTGCGCACGGCGCTTGATTTCATCGGGCTGACCGACGTGCAGAACACCGCCATCGAGTATCAGGAAGCCGGCGGCGAGTTGCTGGCAGCGTCCATCCGGGCGGCGGAGGACTGGGTCGACGCACGGGTGCGGGAACTGCTGCGCGACCACGCGCCGGCCACCGCCGATGCCACGGCGTAG
- a CDS encoding GntR family transcriptional regulator codes for MNRLLDRSSSEPLYSQIKQILIHEMRDVDKVAELVLTESTLMKRFRVSRAPIRQALKEMEDEGYVVRHRAKGTFPVRRVNVSLPPALELGGISRYLTEQGLKPTSRVVSLERVEAPEEVGQALDLGASAKMLHLKRIIFVKGTPLAWVSTYLYTPPDFFPEVEELERLGSVFGLIESGLGLKFTRGTQHIWASGATQEEAEALEVSMGTPVLVAETVMFTDDGQPGGWRRAVHRAEDFKYSFGLGG; via the coding sequence ATGAATCGTTTACTCGACCGAAGTTCTTCCGAACCACTGTATAGCCAGATCAAGCAAATCCTGATTCATGAGATGAGGGATGTCGATAAGGTGGCTGAATTGGTCCTTACCGAAAGCACTCTGATGAAGCGTTTTCGTGTTAGCCGCGCGCCCATCCGTCAGGCTTTGAAGGAGATGGAGGACGAGGGCTACGTCGTTCGACACCGAGCCAAAGGGACTTTTCCGGTCCGCCGCGTGAATGTGAGTCTCCCGCCCGCCCTGGAACTTGGTGGAATCAGCCGATACCTCACCGAGCAGGGATTAAAGCCGACTTCTCGCGTTGTCAGCCTTGAAAGGGTTGAGGCACCTGAGGAAGTGGGGCAGGCGCTGGATCTCGGAGCGTCGGCGAAAATGCTTCATCTCAAGCGGATTATCTTTGTCAAAGGCACCCCGCTCGCCTGGGTTTCAACCTACCTTTACACGCCGCCGGACTTTTTCCCGGAAGTTGAAGAACTTGAGCGTTTGGGCTCCGTTTTCGGATTGATCGAAAGTGGGCTGGGGCTAAAGTTCACTCGGGGAACGCAGCACATCTGGGCGTCGGGCGCCACTCAGGAAGAGGCCGAAGCGCTTGAGGTCAGCATGGGAACCCCGGTCCTTGTCGCCGAAACCGTGATGTTCACCGATGATGGACAGCCGGGAGGGTGGCGGCGTGCGGTGCATCGCGCGGAAGACTTCAAATATTCATTCGGTCTAGGTGGTTGA
- a CDS encoding CobW family GTP-binding protein, with protein sequence MTILTGFLGSGKTTLLKRVLSEAHGQKIAVIENEFGEENIDNDILISDSEEQIIQMSNGCICCTIREDLRSTLTMLAAKKHEGLLDFDRIIIETTGVADPGPVAQTFFMDEDVVESYVLDSIVTLVDAKHATQQLNDRQEVRRQVGFADRIFVSKADLVDAETVEALIPRLRSMNPRAPVETVHFGEAPLTKVLDLQGFNLNAKLDVDPDFLKEGDDAHDHCEHEHCDHPSHRHGHGSHHHHDDDVKSFVYKADRPFDPRRLEDFLGAVVEVHGPKMLRYKGVLDMKGTDRKVIFQGVHQVMGSDLGPEWKPDEVRQSKMVFIGVDLPKEILEEGLSQSLA encoded by the coding sequence GTGACGATCCTTACCGGCTTTCTGGGCTCCGGTAAAACCACGCTGCTCAAGCGTGTTCTCAGTGAAGCCCATGGCCAGAAAATCGCCGTCATCGAGAACGAGTTCGGTGAGGAAAACATCGACAACGATATACTGATATCCGATAGCGAAGAACAGATTATCCAGATGAGCAATGGCTGTATCTGTTGCACCATCCGTGAGGATCTGCGCAGCACCCTGACGATGCTGGCAGCCAAAAAGCACGAGGGCCTACTCGACTTCGACCGGATTATCATTGAAACGACGGGGGTTGCCGATCCCGGTCCGGTGGCACAGACGTTCTTCATGGATGAAGACGTGGTGGAGAGCTATGTTCTGGACTCCATCGTCACGCTGGTGGATGCTAAGCATGCGACGCAGCAACTGAACGACCGACAGGAGGTTCGCCGGCAGGTTGGGTTTGCCGACCGGATCTTTGTCAGCAAGGCCGATTTGGTGGATGCAGAGACAGTCGAAGCGCTGATTCCCAGGCTCAGAAGCATGAACCCTCGTGCGCCCGTTGAGACGGTGCATTTCGGTGAGGCGCCGCTGACCAAGGTCCTGGACCTGCAAGGCTTTAACCTGAACGCCAAGCTCGACGTGGATCCGGACTTCCTGAAAGAGGGTGACGATGCGCATGACCACTGTGAGCACGAGCATTGCGATCATCCGTCCCATCGGCATGGCCACGGCAGTCACCACCATCATGACGACGATGTGAAGAGCTTTGTCTACAAGGCCGACCGTCCCTTCGACCCGCGCCGTCTCGAGGATTTTCTCGGTGCCGTCGTTGAAGTGCATGGGCCCAAGATGCTGCGTTACAAAGGGGTACTGGATATGAAGGGCACGGACCGCAAGGTCATTTTCCAGGGCGTGCACCAGGTTATGGGCAGCGACCTGGGGCCGGAATGGAAACCGGACGAAGTGCGTCAGAGCAAGATGGTCTTTATCGGAGTGGATCTGCCCAAAGAGATACTCGAAGAGGGGCTAAGCCAGTCTCTGGCTTGA
- a CDS encoding FAD-dependent oxidoreductase, translating into MTPEAFKNLNVAVIGAGYAGATTAYALHLLGAKVTVYEQAQEVKEVGAGIGLRPSTMEQFRKLGIFDDIDAVTSPSDYFEILTAQGQRIAMEEWPEKEAFNASTHFVHRGDFIDVLLGVLPADMVKLNHRLSKVIDNGATATAVFENGESVEADLIVGADGIRSQVRHHLFSDKAPVFAGEHAYRVVIPAADTFGLVDDGNLRMYMGRGTKIYMLPLLHRKEVSYDVTCLAADSTPAPAASKEHLLEVVEGFDERLVKITEGLDIDRVNLRAVYDIDPIETWHSDSVVLVGDAAHAMCHHQGQGANSAVLDAGALADSLREALSIPEALAQYQANRKPVTDVLQRESRHGWSDDEIKDVFPSQHAGQLGARS; encoded by the coding sequence ATGACACCAGAAGCTTTTAAAAACCTGAATGTCGCCGTCATCGGTGCGGGTTACGCCGGTGCGACGACAGCATATGCCCTCCATCTGTTGGGGGCGAAAGTGACCGTTTACGAACAGGCGCAGGAAGTGAAAGAGGTCGGCGCCGGGATCGGGCTGCGCCCCTCAACCATGGAGCAGTTCCGCAAGCTCGGGATCTTCGATGACATCGATGCGGTGACCTCGCCGAGCGACTACTTCGAAATTCTGACGGCCCAGGGCCAGCGGATCGCCATGGAGGAATGGCCCGAGAAAGAGGCGTTCAACGCATCAACCCATTTCGTGCACCGCGGTGATTTCATTGACGTTCTGCTGGGTGTTCTGCCGGCCGATATGGTCAAGCTGAACCATCGTCTCAGCAAAGTGATCGATAACGGCGCAACCGCGACCGCCGTGTTCGAAAACGGGGAGAGCGTGGAAGCCGACCTGATCGTTGGTGCCGATGGTATTCGCTCGCAAGTGCGCCATCACCTGTTTAGCGACAAAGCGCCCGTATTTGCGGGCGAGCATGCCTATCGAGTGGTCATCCCCGCGGCCGATACCTTTGGGTTGGTGGACGACGGGAACCTGCGCATGTACATGGGGCGCGGCACCAAGATTTACATGCTGCCGTTGCTTCATCGTAAAGAAGTGTCGTACGACGTCACGTGCCTTGCAGCCGACTCGACGCCTGCACCGGCTGCCAGCAAAGAGCATTTGCTTGAAGTCGTCGAGGGTTTTGATGAGCGCCTGGTGAAAATCACCGAAGGTCTTGATATTGACCGGGTGAACTTGCGCGCCGTCTACGATATCGATCCCATTGAGACATGGCATTCCGACTCTGTCGTTCTGGTGGGCGATGCGGCTCACGCCATGTGCCACCATCAGGGGCAAGGCGCCAACTCCGCCGTTCTCGATGCGGGCGCTCTCGCCGATTCCCTCAGAGAAGCCTTGTCCATTCCCGAAGCTCTTGCGCAATACCAAGCGAATCGCAAGCCCGTAACCGATGTACTGCAACGCGAGTCCCGTCACGGCTGGAGCGACGACGAAATCAAGGATGTCTTCCCCAGCCAGCACGCGGGCCAACTGGGAGCACGGAGCTGA
- a CDS encoding methyltransferase: MDKHLHWTELTGGDPPFARRDIVPYRTQPLYRSRWGQAHVSRGLLAGRDWVIKDVAANRITKFLWGRWLLSREHRAMHRLTGLPGMPAEAFRLDRDALCYRFVAGSTLRQYREDKAPLPPDFFPQLEAAVDQVHGRGVVHMDLGNTRNILVSDDTGEPRLIDFGSCVFTERLPSRLAERLQRIDRSRVYKSWAKLAPDSFDAGRAEYLASHYHRHHLKPKHWGSRMIRSMRGFFHNPTLRRGFRKTRLPLGIAFLALVMSQISAAWFWPGAMVATVGALLQAWCFACIDTQKTLADRGPYSLVRNPQYLTRFLLIIGVVLMTGNPWLLGLTAVIYYFYAVTRVEREEALLPEVFGAAYRDYCQRVPRFLPRLANLDGERLRYWNPQAFRKNHGVTNLATVALCLVLLYGWAFHVMG; this comes from the coding sequence ATGGACAAACACCTGCACTGGACCGAGCTGACCGGCGGCGACCCTCCGTTCGCCCGCCGCGATATCGTTCCCTATCGAACCCAACCTCTCTACCGCAGCCGCTGGGGCCAGGCCCATGTCAGCCGGGGGCTTCTGGCCGGTCGCGACTGGGTGATCAAGGATGTCGCCGCCAACCGGATCACTAAATTCCTCTGGGGGCGCTGGCTGTTGTCCCGGGAACATCGCGCCATGCATCGGCTGACCGGGTTGCCGGGAATGCCCGCGGAGGCCTTCCGGCTGGACCGGGACGCCCTGTGCTATCGATTCGTGGCCGGGTCCACCCTGCGCCAGTACCGCGAGGACAAAGCGCCCCTGCCGCCGGATTTCTTCCCGCAGCTGGAGGCGGCGGTCGACCAGGTGCACGGTCGTGGCGTGGTGCACATGGACCTGGGAAACACCCGCAATATCCTGGTCAGCGACGACACCGGCGAACCCCGCCTGATCGATTTCGGCTCCTGCGTGTTTACCGAGCGACTGCCGTCCCGTCTGGCTGAACGACTGCAGCGGATTGACCGCAGCCGCGTCTACAAGAGCTGGGCGAAACTGGCTCCGGACTCGTTCGATGCCGGGCGTGCCGAATACCTGGCCTCGCATTACCACCGCCATCATCTCAAACCGAAACACTGGGGTAGTCGGATGATTCGATCAATGCGAGGTTTCTTCCACAACCCGACCCTGCGCCGGGGGTTCCGCAAGACCCGGTTGCCGCTGGGGATAGCGTTTCTGGCCCTGGTGATGAGCCAGATCAGCGCCGCCTGGTTCTGGCCGGGCGCCATGGTGGCCACGGTAGGTGCCCTGTTGCAGGCCTGGTGCTTCGCCTGCATCGATACGCAGAAAACCCTGGCGGATCGCGGTCCATACAGTCTGGTGCGCAACCCGCAGTACCTGACCCGCTTCCTGCTGATTATCGGTGTGGTGCTGATGACCGGCAATCCGTGGCTACTGGGGCTGACCGCCGTGATCTATTACTTCTATGCGGTGACGCGGGTCGAGCGGGAAGAGGCGCTGTTGCCGGAGGTCTTCGGCGCCGCCTATCGCGACTACTGCCAACGAGTGCCGCGCTTCCTGCCGCGCCTGGCCAACCTCGACGGTGAGCGGTTGCGATACTGGAACCCACAGGCTTTCCGCAAGAACCACGGCGTCACCAACCTGGCGACCGTCGCACTGTGCCTGGTGCTGTTGTATGGGTGGGCGTTTCATGTGATGGGGTAA
- a CDS encoding phosphotriesterase family protein — MCLKHSKGASEPVPPFTSLFLDKPSNKSAVASVNTVLGPVDASQLGVTLLSESLLNVLPGAQYAYDIKIDRAEVFEALEEKLTAFKAAGGGAIVDSTGMFHGRDLRLYEALSRATGVHIVATTGQGPEALLGGYFLTPQTNPPTPWPAQKFAELFGREVNDGMVVPRLERRAPAGMICTAVTVEGMTPTDGSLVRGAARAAAAYGVPVLIRCGSDAPAELQLAVDESLDPQRIAMGGMDRRDAVEKGWPMDVANAGAQVCIDHIGSTDPQYLDDSERVALVLELIEAGHVERIALSLSATGVSFGEPGNDLPYSNVLTEFVPMLLEAGVSREQVTQMLTTNAARLLSVSGDVK; from the coding sequence ATGTGCCTTAAACACAGCAAGGGCGCATCCGAGCCGGTTCCGCCGTTTACCTCGCTCTTTCTCGATAAGCCCTCAAACAAGTCCGCTGTTGCATCGGTCAATACCGTGCTCGGCCCGGTCGACGCCAGCCAGCTGGGCGTCACTCTGCTCAGCGAATCGTTGCTGAACGTGTTGCCCGGGGCGCAGTACGCCTACGACATCAAGATCGACCGCGCTGAAGTCTTCGAAGCACTGGAAGAAAAGCTGACGGCGTTCAAGGCAGCCGGTGGCGGAGCCATTGTCGATTCCACCGGGATGTTCCATGGGCGCGACCTGCGTTTGTACGAAGCGTTGTCGCGTGCCACGGGCGTCCACATTGTGGCGACCACGGGGCAGGGACCGGAAGCTTTGCTCGGCGGATACTTCCTGACACCGCAGACCAATCCTCCTACCCCGTGGCCGGCGCAAAAGTTCGCCGAACTGTTCGGTCGTGAAGTGAACGATGGCATGGTCGTGCCCCGTCTGGAGCGCCGCGCTCCCGCGGGCATGATCTGTACGGCGGTGACCGTCGAGGGCATGACGCCGACGGATGGAAGTCTGGTGCGTGGCGCCGCTCGCGCCGCAGCCGCCTACGGGGTGCCGGTTCTTATCCGGTGCGGGTCCGATGCGCCCGCGGAACTGCAGCTGGCCGTCGACGAATCCCTCGACCCGCAACGCATTGCGATGGGCGGTATGGATCGCCGTGACGCCGTGGAAAAAGGCTGGCCCATGGACGTGGCCAATGCCGGGGCTCAGGTGTGTATCGATCACATCGGTTCGACGGACCCGCAGTACCTTGATGATTCCGAACGGGTTGCACTGGTTCTGGAATTGATCGAGGCGGGCCATGTGGAGCGCATTGCTCTGTCCTTGAGTGCCACTGGCGTCTCTTTCGGGGAGCCGGGCAATGACCTGCCGTACAGCAACGTATTGACGGAGTTCGTACCCATGCTCCTGGAGGCGGGCGTGTCCCGGGAACAGGTTACACAGATGCTGACCACCAACGCAGCGCGACTGCTGAGTGTAAGTGGAGACGTTAAATGA